A genomic region of Arachis hypogaea cultivar Tifrunner chromosome 5, arahy.Tifrunner.gnm2.J5K5, whole genome shotgun sequence contains the following coding sequences:
- the LOC114927780 gene encoding uncharacterized protein, whose protein sequence is MTTNLVECINGVLKGARNLPITSLVKATFYRLNELFTRKRAEAEVRRNAGHVFSEYASNKLQSNQQAAGNIQVNLFDRQNEIFEVREMPIGIEYAVNLRQRYCDCGEFQTNRIPCRHVFACCANQRLDWQQYVHEVYRMDEIRKVYRARFKPLGNPATWPVYQGPRHIPNPHLKRVSKGCPKITSFLNEMDMRDMRGPRRCRLCGGEGHSRSRCPNRAGPSAGGSAPMS, encoded by the coding sequence ATGACCACAAACCTAGTGGAGTGCATCAACGGAGTACTGAAGGGAGCTCGAAATCTTCCTATCACGTCACTTGTGAAGGCAACTTTTTATAGGCTAAATGAGTTGTTCACTAGGAAGAGGGCTGAGGCTGAGGTTCGAAGGAATGCAGGACATGTATTTTCTGAATATGCTAGCAACAAACTACAATCAAATCAGCAAGCAGCAGGAAACATACAGGTTAACCTATTTGACAGGCAAAATGAGATCTTTGAGGTACGTGAGATGCCCATTGGTATCGAGTATGCGGTGAATCTCCGTCAACGGTATTGTGATTGTGGTGAGTTTCAGACAAATCGAATCCCATGTCGCCATGTCTTTGCGTGTTGTGCGAACCAACGACTTGATTGGCAACAATACGTTCATGAGGTCTATAGGATGGATGAGATAAGAAAGGTGTATAGAGCACGGTTTAAGCCATTAGGAAATCCAGCAACATGGCCGGTGTATCAAGGACCAAGACACATACCTAATCCGCACTTAAAGCGGGTTTCCAAAGGGTGTCCCAAAATAACCAGCTTCTTGAATGAAATGGATATGCGTGATATGCGTGGTCCTAGGCGTTGCAGGCTTTGTGGAGGCGAAGGCCACAGTCGAAGTAGATGCCCCAATCGTGCAGGGCCTAGTGCTGGTGGATCTGCACCTATGTCTTAG
- the LOC112803789 gene encoding uncharacterized protein translates to MIAEVIKPLVEADPSLKVKSIIAEVQSKFNYTTSYRKAWLAKQKAIANLFGGWEASYEALPSWFEAMVQKDPSAAVEIETAPAYQGDEVVHDVRILTRVFWSYYPCIRAFRSCKPIVQVDGTHLYGKYKGALLVAVSQDGNGNIVPLAFAVVEGETSDAWHFFLTHLRTHVVTRDGVGLISDRHDSITSAIARSNGSWEPPRAIRMFCVRHIASNFLRNFKAPYLQKLIVNMGYCRTVHEFNVQYARLRERGEAYTRWLDRIP, encoded by the exons ATGATTGCAGAGGTGATAAAGCCATTGGTTGAAGCTGATCCATCTTTGAAAGTGAAATCAATAATTGCTGAAGTGCAGTCAAAATTCAATTATACGACAAGTTACCGCAAAGCATGGCTCGCGAAGCAAAAGGCAATTGCAAACCTTTTTGGTGGTTGGGAAGCTTCTTATGAAGCTTTGCCGTCGTGGTTTGAAGCAATGGTACAAAAAGATCCATCAGCAGCAGTCGAGATTGAAACTGCACCAGCATACCAAGGGGATGAGGTAGTCCATGATGTAAGGATACTGACGCGGGTATTTTGGAGCTATTATCCTTGCATCAGAGCATTTAGGAGCTGCAAGCCAATCGTACAGGTGGATGGGACACATCTGTACGGGAAATATAAAGGAGCTCTACTAGTTGCAGTTTCTCAGGATGGCAATGGCAATATTGTGCCTCTTGCATTTGCCGTTGTTGAGGGTGAGACTTCTGATGCATGGCACTTCTTTCTTACTCATTTACGCACACATGTGGTGACTCGAGATGGTGTTGGGCTTATCTCTGATCGTCACGACTCTATTACCTCAGCAATAGCTCGTAGTAATGGATCATGGGAACCTCCAAGAGCTATCCGAATGTTTTGTGTTAGGCACATAGCATCCAACTTTTTGAGGAATTTCAAGGCACCGTATTTACAGAAGCTGATAGTCAATATGG GCTATTGTAGGACTGTGCATGAATTTAATGTGCAGTATGCAAGATTGCGTGAACGTGGTGAGGCTTACACGCGATGGCTTGATCGAATCCCATGA
- the LOC112802044 gene encoding probable LRR receptor-like serine/threonine-protein kinase At4g29180 isoform X1 has product MSRNMANSSTFFLLWMLCSVALVIFIQAQQQTGFISIDCGSPENLPYTDDVTNIKYSSDGSYIQTGVNKNISTEYAYPKNPNLPEPLSDLRSFPQGVRNCYGLIAGRKGNLHLIRASFLYGNYDGKNNLPEFDLYVGANFWSSVTFRNASEEVVLEIISMAESDVTNVCLVNKGKGTPFISALELRPIYSPIYNAEFGESSSLLLFKRWDIGSIINASGRYQDDVYDRIWSPHDSPSWDSVKTSSEINVNANGYRAPFEVMKNAARPRNNSDSLELSWTPDEPNSKFYVYLYFAELDQLQKTQLRKFTISWNGSPLFEPLVPHYLYATVVSNSKPLVANEHHVSIQKTKDSTLPPILNAVEIYVVREQDTIPTLEQDVDAMVDTKERYGVQRNWVGDPCEPRNYSWEGIRCNYSASLPRQIISLNLSSSGLSGIIAPSIANLSLLESLDLSNNSLTGTVPRFLEELRFLKYLNLQGNKLSGSVTNTLEERSRAGLLTMKVDDQNRCAWGDKKNKKVVVPIVASLSSVLALLVVFILIWKFMRTNNSDEEMSKPINGVRTVASRNWQYTYVEVLEITENFKTVIGKGGFGTVYIGKTKNGNQVAVKVFSPSSSSQGPKEFQTEAELLMTVHHKNLVSFIGYCDDDNKMALIYEYMANGNLKDSLSVRNSQNLSWERRIQIAIDAAEGLDYLHHGCKPPIIHRDVKSANILLNEDLEAKIADFGLSRVFRNEKQNVEVSAVPQNDNKNTESAVMGTTGYLDPEYYKLRNLNEKSDIYSFGIVLLELITGQPAVLKGEQRMHILDWLRPELKSKDLSRVLDPRLQGQYDENAAWKALVIAISCTASTSIQRPTMSVVLSELKQCLKMELPSPSDTIVVPRNVYSELYSSSEAYSMDSESITYPFPR; this is encoded by the exons ATGTCCAGAAACATGGCCAATTCCTCAACATTCTTCTTATTGTGGATGCTTTGTAGTGTTGCTCTTGTAATCTTCATTCAGGCACAACAACAAACAG GGTTCATAAGCATTGATTGTGGTAGTCCTGAGAATCTTCCATACACAGATGATGTAACAAATATAAAGTATAGCAGTGATGGATCTTATATACAAACTGGTGTTAACAAAAACATCTCCACTGAATATGCATACCCGAAAAATCCCAATTTGCCAGAGCCACTCTCTGATCTCAGAAGTTTCCCTCAAGGAGTGAGGAACTGTTATGGCTTAATTGCTGGAAGAAAAGGCAATTTACATTTGATCAGGGCTTCCTTCTTGTATGGAAACTACGACGGCAAAAACAATCTCCCTGAATTCGATCTTTATGTCGGCGCCAATTTCTGGTCATCGGTGACATTTAGAAATGCTTCAGAGGAAGTTGTATTGGAAATTATCAGCATGGCAGAATCAGATGTTACTAATGTTTGTCTTGTAAATAAGGGAAAAGGAACTCCTTTTATCTCAGCATTGGAACTTAGGCCTATTTATAGTCCTATTTATAATGCAGAGTTTGGTGAATCTTCTTCTTTGTTACTTTTCAAAAGATGGGACATTGGTTCAATAATCAATGCAAGCGGAAGATATCAAGATGACGTCTATGATAGAATTTGGTCTCCTCATGATTCCCCCTCTTGGGATTCTGTAAAAACTTCTTCAGAAATCAATGTCAATGCTAATGGTTATAGAGCACCGTTTGAAGTCATGAAGAATGCTGCTAGGCCTAGGAATAACAGCGATTCTTTGGAACTTTCTTGGACCCCAGATGAACCGAATTCAAAGTTTTATGTCTACTTGTACTTTGCTGAATTGGATCAGCTTCAGAAAACACAGTTGAGGAAGTTTACTATATCTTGGAATGGATCTCCCTTGTTTGAACCTTTAGTTCCGCACTACTTATATGCAACCGTTGTTTCTAATTCGAAACCATTGGTGGCGAATGAACATCATGTTTCTATACAGAAGACAAAAGATTCAACCCTTCCACCTATTCTTAATGCAGTTGAGATTTATGTTGTAAGAGAGCAAGACACAATTCCAACACTTGAACAAGATG TTGATGCTATGGTGGACACTAAAGAAAGATATGGAGTTCAAAGAAATTGGGTTGGCGATCCGTGTGAGCCAAGGAACTACTCTTGGGAGGGCATAAGATGCAACTACAGCGCTTCACTTCCTCGCCAAATTATATCACT GAATCTAAGCTCAAGTGGTTTGAGTGGAATAATAGCTCCTTCCATTGCCAATCTCTCTTTGCTGGAATCATT GGATTTATCTAACAACAGCTTAACCGGAACAGTCCCTCGGTTTTTAGAAGAACTGAGATTCCTTAAATATTT GAACTTACAAGGTAACAAATTATCAGGTTCTGTCACTAATACTCTTGAAGAAAGATCAAGGGCTGGATTACTAACAATGAA GGTGGATGATCAAAATCGATGCGCCTGGGGTGACAAAAAGaacaaaaaggttgttgttcccATAGTCGCCTCATTATCATCGGTTTTAGCTCTATTGGTTGTTTTCATCTTGATTTGGAAGTTTATGAGAACTAATAACTCAG ATGAGGAGATGAGCAAGCCCATCAATGGAGTAAGAACCGTAGCGTCAAGGAACTGGCAATATACCTATGTCGAGGTCTTAGAGATCACGGAAAACTTCAAAACGGTCATCGGGAAAGGAGGATTTGGAACTGTGTATATTGGTAAGACAAAAAATGGCAACCAAGTTGCAGTTAAGGTgttttctccatcatcatcatcacaggGCCCAAAGGAATTTCAGACCGAG GCTGAGCTCTTGATGACTGTTCATCACAAAAATTTGGTATCATTCATTGGTTACtgtgatgatgataataaaatgGCACTCATATATGAGTACATGGCGAATGGCAACCTAAAAGATTCTCTCTCAG TTAGAAACTCACAAAACTTGAGCTGGGAAAGGCGAATTCAGATAGCGATTGATGCTGCAGAGG GATTGGATTACCTACACCATGGATGCAAGCCACCTATAATACACAGAGATGTCAAGTCAGCTAACATTCTTTTGAACGAAGACTTAGAAGCGAAGATAGCCGATTTCGGCCTCTCTAGGGTGTTTCGCAACGAAAAACAAAATGTAGAAGTATCAGCAGTCCCTCAGAATGATAACAAAAATACAGAATCAGCAGTCATGGGAACCACTGGTTACCTTGATCCAGA ATACTACAAATTGAGGAACTTGAATGAGAAGAGTGACATCTACAGCTTTGGAATTGTTCTATTGGAACTAATCACGGGGCAGCCGGCTGTATTAAAAGGTGAGCAGCGAATGCACATTCTTGATTGGTTAAGGCCAGAGCTTAAAAGTAAAGATCTGAGCAGAGTATTGGATCCAAGGCTGCAAGGGCAATATGATGAAAATGCTGCATGGAAAGCATTAGTAATAGCAATATCATGCACTGCATCAACCTCCATTCAGAGGCCTACAATGAGTGTTGTGTTATCAGAATTAAAGCAGTGTTTGAAGATGGAATTGCCTAGTCCTAGTGATACAATTGTGGTGCCAAGAAATGTGTATAGTGAACTTTATAGTTCATCTGAAGCATATTCCATGGATAGTGAATCAATCACCTACCCTTTCCCAAGATAG
- the LOC112802044 gene encoding probable LRR receptor-like serine/threonine-protein kinase At4g29180 isoform X2, translated as MAESDVTNVCLVNKGKGTPFISALELRPIYSPIYNAEFGESSSLLLFKRWDIGSIINASGRYQDDVYDRIWSPHDSPSWDSVKTSSEINVNANGYRAPFEVMKNAARPRNNSDSLELSWTPDEPNSKFYVYLYFAELDQLQKTQLRKFTISWNGSPLFEPLVPHYLYATVVSNSKPLVANEHHVSIQKTKDSTLPPILNAVEIYVVREQDTIPTLEQDVDAMVDTKERYGVQRNWVGDPCEPRNYSWEGIRCNYSASLPRQIISLNLSSSGLSGIIAPSIANLSLLESLDLSNNSLTGTVPRFLEELRFLKYLNLQGNKLSGSVTNTLEERSRAGLLTMKVDDQNRCAWGDKKNKKVVVPIVASLSSVLALLVVFILIWKFMRTNNSDEEMSKPINGVRTVASRNWQYTYVEVLEITENFKTVIGKGGFGTVYIGKTKNGNQVAVKVFSPSSSSQGPKEFQTEAELLMTVHHKNLVSFIGYCDDDNKMALIYEYMANGNLKDSLSVRNSQNLSWERRIQIAIDAAEGLDYLHHGCKPPIIHRDVKSANILLNEDLEAKIADFGLSRVFRNEKQNVEVSAVPQNDNKNTESAVMGTTGYLDPEYYKLRNLNEKSDIYSFGIVLLELITGQPAVLKGEQRMHILDWLRPELKSKDLSRVLDPRLQGQYDENAAWKALVIAISCTASTSIQRPTMSVVLSELKQCLKMELPSPSDTIVVPRNVYSELYSSSEAYSMDSESITYPFPR; from the exons ATGGCAGAATCAGATGTTACTAATGTTTGTCTTGTAAATAAGGGAAAAGGAACTCCTTTTATCTCAGCATTGGAACTTAGGCCTATTTATAGTCCTATTTATAATGCAGAGTTTGGTGAATCTTCTTCTTTGTTACTTTTCAAAAGATGGGACATTGGTTCAATAATCAATGCAAGCGGAAGATATCAAGATGACGTCTATGATAGAATTTGGTCTCCTCATGATTCCCCCTCTTGGGATTCTGTAAAAACTTCTTCAGAAATCAATGTCAATGCTAATGGTTATAGAGCACCGTTTGAAGTCATGAAGAATGCTGCTAGGCCTAGGAATAACAGCGATTCTTTGGAACTTTCTTGGACCCCAGATGAACCGAATTCAAAGTTTTATGTCTACTTGTACTTTGCTGAATTGGATCAGCTTCAGAAAACACAGTTGAGGAAGTTTACTATATCTTGGAATGGATCTCCCTTGTTTGAACCTTTAGTTCCGCACTACTTATATGCAACCGTTGTTTCTAATTCGAAACCATTGGTGGCGAATGAACATCATGTTTCTATACAGAAGACAAAAGATTCAACCCTTCCACCTATTCTTAATGCAGTTGAGATTTATGTTGTAAGAGAGCAAGACACAATTCCAACACTTGAACAAGATG TTGATGCTATGGTGGACACTAAAGAAAGATATGGAGTTCAAAGAAATTGGGTTGGCGATCCGTGTGAGCCAAGGAACTACTCTTGGGAGGGCATAAGATGCAACTACAGCGCTTCACTTCCTCGCCAAATTATATCACT GAATCTAAGCTCAAGTGGTTTGAGTGGAATAATAGCTCCTTCCATTGCCAATCTCTCTTTGCTGGAATCATT GGATTTATCTAACAACAGCTTAACCGGAACAGTCCCTCGGTTTTTAGAAGAACTGAGATTCCTTAAATATTT GAACTTACAAGGTAACAAATTATCAGGTTCTGTCACTAATACTCTTGAAGAAAGATCAAGGGCTGGATTACTAACAATGAA GGTGGATGATCAAAATCGATGCGCCTGGGGTGACAAAAAGaacaaaaaggttgttgttcccATAGTCGCCTCATTATCATCGGTTTTAGCTCTATTGGTTGTTTTCATCTTGATTTGGAAGTTTATGAGAACTAATAACTCAG ATGAGGAGATGAGCAAGCCCATCAATGGAGTAAGAACCGTAGCGTCAAGGAACTGGCAATATACCTATGTCGAGGTCTTAGAGATCACGGAAAACTTCAAAACGGTCATCGGGAAAGGAGGATTTGGAACTGTGTATATTGGTAAGACAAAAAATGGCAACCAAGTTGCAGTTAAGGTgttttctccatcatcatcatcacaggGCCCAAAGGAATTTCAGACCGAG GCTGAGCTCTTGATGACTGTTCATCACAAAAATTTGGTATCATTCATTGGTTACtgtgatgatgataataaaatgGCACTCATATATGAGTACATGGCGAATGGCAACCTAAAAGATTCTCTCTCAG TTAGAAACTCACAAAACTTGAGCTGGGAAAGGCGAATTCAGATAGCGATTGATGCTGCAGAGG GATTGGATTACCTACACCATGGATGCAAGCCACCTATAATACACAGAGATGTCAAGTCAGCTAACATTCTTTTGAACGAAGACTTAGAAGCGAAGATAGCCGATTTCGGCCTCTCTAGGGTGTTTCGCAACGAAAAACAAAATGTAGAAGTATCAGCAGTCCCTCAGAATGATAACAAAAATACAGAATCAGCAGTCATGGGAACCACTGGTTACCTTGATCCAGA ATACTACAAATTGAGGAACTTGAATGAGAAGAGTGACATCTACAGCTTTGGAATTGTTCTATTGGAACTAATCACGGGGCAGCCGGCTGTATTAAAAGGTGAGCAGCGAATGCACATTCTTGATTGGTTAAGGCCAGAGCTTAAAAGTAAAGATCTGAGCAGAGTATTGGATCCAAGGCTGCAAGGGCAATATGATGAAAATGCTGCATGGAAAGCATTAGTAATAGCAATATCATGCACTGCATCAACCTCCATTCAGAGGCCTACAATGAGTGTTGTGTTATCAGAATTAAAGCAGTGTTTGAAGATGGAATTGCCTAGTCCTAGTGATACAATTGTGGTGCCAAGAAATGTGTATAGTGAACTTTATAGTTCATCTGAAGCATATTCCATGGATAGTGAATCAATCACCTACCCTTTCCCAAGATAG
- the LOC112802045 gene encoding zinc finger CCCH domain-containing protein 20, whose protein sequence is MMLGEHHRANPTVHVPPWPILDDQTADMYSPYSVTEGNAGAGDYSPYYLQEALSALQRYLPSNDAAGDGGDSDGEAQADAPVDAYSCDQFRMYEFKVRRCARGRSHDWTECPYAHPGEKARRRDPRKFHYSGTACPDFRKGNCKKGDSCEYAHGVFECWLHPARYRTQPCKDGTSCRRRVCFFAHTPEQLRVLPQQSPRSVDSYDGSPLRQVSMPFVSSPTSVSPPVSSPVDSPPMSPMMRSLGSSNMSDMVVAQLRNLQLGKVKSMPNSNRNVTVGSPGFGSPRGSVIRPGFCSLPTTPTQAPVRFGSNCFELWEQSFEEEPVMERVESGRDIRAKMFEKLSKENSLDRSGSGSGRQSGGVPDLGWVSELVK, encoded by the coding sequence atgatgctcGGGGAGCACCATCGTGCAAATCCTACGGTTCACGTGCCACCGTGGCCGATCCTCGATGATCAAACGGCTGACATGTACTCTCCTTATTCCGTAACCGAAGGCAATGCTGGCGCAGGCGATTACTCACCTTACTATCTACAAGAAGCTCTGTCCGCCTTGCAGCGATACCTGCCGTCGAATGATGCTGCCGGCGACGGTGGTGATTCCGACGGGGAGGCTCAGGCTGACGCGCCGGTTGACGCGTACTCGTGTGACCAGTTCCGCATGTACGAGTTCAAAGTGAGGCGATGCGCGCGCGGGAGGTCGCACGACTGGACGGAGTGTCCGTACGCTCATCCCGGCGAGAAGGCTCGCCGTCGTGATCCACGGAAGTTTCACTACTCCGGGACGGCGTGTCCCGATTTCCGCAAGGGAAACTGTAAGAAAGGCGACTCGTGCGAGTACGCGCACGGCGTCTTCGAGTGCTGGCTTCATCCAGCGAGGTATCGTACTCAGCCGTGCAAGGACGGCACGAGCTGCCGCCGGAGGGTGTGCTTCTTCGCGCACACGCCGGAGCAGCTCCGTGTCCTCCCGCAACAGAGTCCGCGAAGCGTGGATTCGTACGACGGATCTCCATTAAGACAAGTCTCGATGCCGTTCGTGTCGTCACCGACTTCAGTTTCGCCGCCGGTTAGTTCTCCGGTGGATTCTCCGCCGATGTCGCCGATGATGAGGTCGCTTGGCTCAAGTAACATGTCTGATATGGTTGTTGCTCAACTGAGAAACTTGCAGCTTGGGAAGGTGAAATCGATGCCTAATAGTAACAGGAACGTGACGGTTGGATCTCCGGGTTTCGGATCTCCCCGCGGATCTGTAATCCGGCCCGGATTCTGCAGTCTACCAACAACACCAACACAGGCACCGGTTCGGTTCGGGTCGAATTGTTTCGAGTTGTGGGAGCAGAGTTTCGAGGAGGAGCCAGTTATGGAGAGGGTGGAGTCTGGAAGGGACATAAGGGCGAAGATGTTTGAGAAGCTGAGCAAGGAGAATTCTCTGGATAGGTCCGGTTCTGGTTCGGGTCGTCAATCGGGTGGAGTCCCGGATCTTGGGTGGGTCTCTGAGCTTGTTAagtga